Proteins encoded in a region of the Onychostoma macrolepis isolate SWU-2019 chromosome 20, ASM1243209v1, whole genome shotgun sequence genome:
- the stxbp6l gene encoding syntaxin binding protein 6 (amisyn), like isoform X2: MNIQSAISREIFVPRDEKLLVAIEVRRRTKRKGLSFLKAGGKRDYLTYLCLSVTNSRPAQVLITKVKRYRGTRQLTKRSQWSVEQLRQVNGINPDKDTPEFDLVFDRTTDQWVASSAAEKCMFVQVLYHASQNYWEAKLAQANPASPADQKTPGAPENKKSPGASSQTSFVNCQQKLMGDACSVNMVIYRCKIFLNRMKNSMTANQGRSQREAAVKASRSRSRSSPSPPAVRKMGNVMRRASQVLSERGERLMRADDKTSHMLHGAKQFAEAAQKLALKQI; this comes from the exons ATGAACATTCAGTCAGCCATCAGCCGTGAGATCTTTGTCCCAAGAGATGAAAAGTTACTGGTAGCCATTGAGGTGAGGAGGAGGACGAAGAGGAAAGGACTGTCCTTCCTCAAAGCAGGTGGCAAGAGGGACTACTTAACCTACCTCTGCCTGTCAG TTACTAACAGCAGGCCAGCTCAAGTCCTCATCACTAAAGTTAAGAGGTATCGAGGCACAAGACAGCTTACTAAAAGGTCTCAGTGGTCCGTGGAGCAGCTGCGGCAGGTCAATGGCATCAACCCCGATAAG GACACTCCTGAGTTCGACCTAGTGTTCGACCGCACCACCGATCAATGGGTGGCCAGCTCAGCTGCAGAGAAATGCATGTTTGTGCAGGTTCTGTACCATGCTAGTCAAAACTACTGGGAGGCCAAGCTTGCCCAAGCCAACCCAGCATCCCCTGCAGACCAGAAGACACCAGGAGCTCCGGAGAACAAGAAGAGCCCTGGAGCTTCAAGCCAAACTAGCTTTGTCAACTGTCAGCAGAAGCTAATGGGAG ATGCTTGTTCTGTTAATATGGTTATCTACCGCTGCAAGATTtttttgaacagaatgaagaACAGTATGACAGCAAACCAGGGTCGGTCTCAGCGAGAAG CAGCCGTTAAAGCATCCAGGAGCAGGAGCAGGAGCAGCCCGTCTCCTCCGGCGGTGAGGAAGATGGGGAACGTAATGCGGAGGGCCAGTCAGGTTCTGAGTGAACGCGGGGAGCGTCTGATGAGGGCCGATGATAAAACCAGCCACATGCTGCACGGGGCCAAGCAGTTTGCGGAAGCTGCGCAGAAG CTGGCTCTGAAGCAGATTTAG
- the stxbp6l gene encoding syntaxin binding protein 6 (amisyn), like isoform X1, with amino-acid sequence MNIQSAISREIFVPRDEKLLVAIEVRRRTKRKGLSFLKAGGKRDYLTYLCLSVTNSRPAQVLITKVKRYRGTRQLTKRSQWSVEQLRQVNGINPDKDTPEFDLVFDRTTDQWVASSAAEKCMFVQVLYHASQNYWEAKLAQANPASPADQKTPGAPENKKSPGASSQTSFVNCQQKLMGDACSVNMVIYRCKIFLNRMKNSMTANQGRSQREAAAVKASRSRSRSSPSPPAVRKMGNVMRRASQVLSERGERLMRADDKTSHMLHGAKQFAEAAQKLALKQI; translated from the exons ATGAACATTCAGTCAGCCATCAGCCGTGAGATCTTTGTCCCAAGAGATGAAAAGTTACTGGTAGCCATTGAGGTGAGGAGGAGGACGAAGAGGAAAGGACTGTCCTTCCTCAAAGCAGGTGGCAAGAGGGACTACTTAACCTACCTCTGCCTGTCAG TTACTAACAGCAGGCCAGCTCAAGTCCTCATCACTAAAGTTAAGAGGTATCGAGGCACAAGACAGCTTACTAAAAGGTCTCAGTGGTCCGTGGAGCAGCTGCGGCAGGTCAATGGCATCAACCCCGATAAG GACACTCCTGAGTTCGACCTAGTGTTCGACCGCACCACCGATCAATGGGTGGCCAGCTCAGCTGCAGAGAAATGCATGTTTGTGCAGGTTCTGTACCATGCTAGTCAAAACTACTGGGAGGCCAAGCTTGCCCAAGCCAACCCAGCATCCCCTGCAGACCAGAAGACACCAGGAGCTCCGGAGAACAAGAAGAGCCCTGGAGCTTCAAGCCAAACTAGCTTTGTCAACTGTCAGCAGAAGCTAATGGGAG ATGCTTGTTCTGTTAATATGGTTATCTACCGCTGCAAGATTtttttgaacagaatgaagaACAGTATGACAGCAAACCAGGGTCGGTCTCAGCGAGAAG CAGCAGCCGTTAAAGCATCCAGGAGCAGGAGCAGGAGCAGCCCGTCTCCTCCGGCGGTGAGGAAGATGGGGAACGTAATGCGGAGGGCCAGTCAGGTTCTGAGTGAACGCGGGGAGCGTCTGATGAGGGCCGATGATAAAACCAGCCACATGCTGCACGGGGCCAAGCAGTTTGCGGAAGCTGCGCAGAAG CTGGCTCTGAAGCAGATTTAG